A window of the Diabrotica undecimpunctata isolate CICGRU chromosome 1, icDiaUnde3, whole genome shotgun sequence genome harbors these coding sequences:
- the LOC140434339 gene encoding uncharacterized protein encodes MTVIFTDSLSAIQGIQKIYPNHPILDQVKKDLVTLQNYHKQLHIVWIPSHVKLPGNEIADQVAKEACKMKRSDDRTNQIPHSDMKKCIIEYTKNLWLGRWPLVPNNKLRQANPDLSAKTPNLVKRRDQVVLHGIRIGHTKLTHEHLLRKEPPRICYTNITVGHIIIDCYYIK; translated from the coding sequence ATGACAGTAATATTCACAGATTCCTTAAGTGCAATCCAgggaattcagaaaatatatccgaATCATCCGATTTTAGATCAGGTTAAAAAAGACCTTGTGACTCTACAAAATTATCATAAACAACTACATATTGTGTGGATACCATCTCATGTGAAGTTACCAGGAAATGAGATAGCTGATCAAGTGGCCAAAGAAGCTTGTAAAATGAAGAGATCCGATGATAGAACTAACCAAATTCCTCACTCAGATATGAAAAAATGCATCATTGAGTACACAAAAAACTTATGGTTAGGAAGATGGCCACTCGTACCAAATAATAAATTGCGGCAAGCAAACCCAGATCTATCAGCGAAAACACCAAATTTAGTAAAGCGAAGGGACCAGGTTGTACTACATGgtatccgaataggacataccaaACTGACGCACGAACACCTACTAAGGAAGGAACCTCCTAGAATATGCTACACCAATATAACTGTAGGCCACATTATTATAGACTGTTATTATATCAAATAG